The window TCATTTGTTGTTCTTTTGTCAATTCAAAATTCATCCCTTATTCCCCCTTTGATTTTTTGGACTAATTCATCTGGTACTGACTAGTCGGTTTGTACGTGATTTTAAAAAAACCAGGCTCCATTGACTGGCTAACTACTTCTACCTAAATTAGGTATTTTTTTGCTCTTGCTTCCTGCATCCCTTGCTCTGTCATAATCCCTCTGAGAATTAAATCATTAAAATGGCGTGTAATCTGCTCCATTGTCAGGCTGCCGTTCTGCCGGTACCATTTATAGGTCCAGTTCACTAATCCAATGATGGCCATTGTCGTGATTGTAGTGGAAATGTCTGACCGGAAATGGCCGCTTTTCTTTCCATCCTCAATCACCTGTTCAATCAGCTTCCGGTATTCTGTTCGCTTTTCCTTGATGATATTTTTATACTCTGGCGGTAAATAAGCGCTTTCATCATAGAAGACAGTAATATGGCGCTGATATACATCAAATACATTTGTAAACGCATACAACATGGCGCACACTTTATCGATAGGTGTTTCATTTTCGTCATATGCTTTTTTCGTTTGTTTTAACACATGAGATATGAACACATCATGTATTTCATATAACAAAGCATCCTTCGATTTGAACTTATGATAAAATCCACCCTTGGAAGTTCCGGCTGTTGCGACAATTTCATCTACCGACACACCGTG is drawn from Lysinibacillus sp. SGAir0095 and contains these coding sequences:
- a CDS encoding TetR/AcrR family transcriptional regulator → MGGEKLVVQSLKERIIDTALDLFRHKGYHGVSVDEIVATAGTSKGGFYHKFKSKDALLYEIHDVFISHVLKQTKKAYDENETPIDKVCAMLYAFTNVFDVYQRHITVFYDESAYLPPEYKNIIKEKRTEYRKLIEQVIEDGKKSGHFRSDISTTITTMAIIGLVNWTYKWYRQNGSLTMEQITRHFNDLILRGIMTEQGMQEARAKKYLI